In the Gymnodinialimonas sp. 202GB13-11 genome, one interval contains:
- the mgtE gene encoding magnesium transporter — translation MAEQAEELIEDGRDAYALDISLRAALRDAVAAQDVDSIDALMEPLHPADIADLLEQISPAEREGWLSLWSKGIDGEVLSELEEGLREAVLEILPDQVIADAVRELDSDDVVDLVEDLEEEQQEQILDALEPADRAAVEAALSYPEETAGRLMQREIVAVPEHWTVGEAIDYIRGQAGHLPEEFYHVILTDPRMKPTGYVMLGRLLASVRDVRLLDITEDSFRPIPANQPEEEVAYAFNQYHLISAPVVDDDGRLVGVITIDDAMIVLDEEHEEDILRLAGVGEESSLSDSVAETTKRRFPWLFVNLVTSILASLVIAQFEAAIAQIVALAVLMPIVASMGGNAGTQSLTVAVRAIATKDLTSSNLMRVITREAGVGLINGAIFAVVMGIVGVVWFGTPMLGVVIGAAMVINLLVAGLAGIMVPVVLDRLRIDPALASGAFVTTVTDVVGFFSFLGLAVILLL, via the coding sequence TGTTGACTCCATCGATGCCTTGATGGAACCGCTGCATCCCGCCGATATTGCCGACCTTCTGGAGCAAATCTCGCCAGCTGAACGAGAAGGCTGGCTGTCCCTTTGGTCCAAGGGGATCGATGGTGAGGTGCTGTCCGAGCTGGAAGAGGGGCTTCGCGAAGCGGTTCTGGAGATCCTGCCTGACCAAGTGATTGCGGACGCGGTGCGTGAGCTGGACTCGGACGATGTGGTCGATCTTGTCGAGGACCTTGAAGAAGAGCAACAGGAGCAAATCCTCGACGCGCTGGAACCTGCGGACCGCGCCGCCGTAGAAGCGGCGCTGAGCTACCCGGAAGAAACAGCCGGCCGCTTGATGCAGCGCGAGATTGTCGCGGTTCCTGAGCATTGGACGGTGGGAGAGGCGATTGACTATATCCGCGGGCAGGCAGGGCATCTGCCGGAGGAATTCTATCACGTCATTCTGACCGATCCGCGTATGAAACCAACGGGTTACGTGATGCTCGGGCGGCTTTTGGCGTCGGTTCGCGACGTCCGCCTTCTGGACATCACCGAGGACTCGTTTCGTCCGATTCCGGCCAACCAGCCGGAAGAAGAAGTCGCCTATGCCTTCAACCAATACCACCTGATTTCGGCCCCAGTTGTTGATGATGACGGGCGACTTGTCGGGGTGATCACCATCGACGACGCCATGATCGTGCTGGATGAAGAACATGAGGAAGACATTCTGCGTCTGGCCGGTGTGGGCGAGGAATCGAGCCTGTCAGACTCAGTGGCAGAGACCACGAAGCGGCGCTTTCCCTGGCTGTTTGTGAACCTTGTGACGTCGATCCTGGCTTCGCTGGTGATTGCGCAGTTTGAGGCGGCGATTGCGCAGATCGTGGCCTTGGCTGTGCTGATGCCGATCGTGGCGTCAATGGGTGGCAATGCGGGGACGCAATCGCTGACGGTGGCGGTACGCGCGATTGCGACGAAGGATTTGACGAGCTCCAACCTGATGCGAGTTATCACCCGAGAGGCCGGTGTTGGCCTGATTAACGGCGCGATTTTCGCAGTTGTGATGGGGATTGTGGGCGTCGTGTGGTTTGGAACACCGATGCTTGGCGTCGTAATAGGGGCCGCGATGGTGATCAACCTGCTGGTCGCTGGGTTGGCGGGAATTATGGTGCCGGTTGTGCTGGATCGACTGCGGATCGACCCGGCGCTTGCGTCAGGCGCTTTTGTGACGACCGTTACAGATGTGGTCGGGTTCTTCTCGTTCCTTGGACTTGCAGTGATATTGCTTCTGTAA
- a CDS encoding O-acetylhomoserine aminocarboxypropyltransferase/cysteine synthase family protein: protein MTDGPSYGFDTLQIHAGARPDPATGARQTPIYQSTAYVFRDAEHAAALFNLQEVGYIYSRLTNPTVAVLQERVATLEGGVGAVCCSSGHAAQIMALFPLMSPGKNVVVSTRLYGGTVTQFSQTIKRFGWEAKFVDMDDLDAVKAAIDDNTRAVFGEAIANPGGYIMDVRAVADVADAAGIPLIIDNTTATPYLHRPIEHGATLVVHSTTKYLTGNGTVTGGCVVDSGKFDWSASDKFPSLSAPEPAYHGLKFHETFGPLAYTFHGIAIGLRDLGMTMNPQAAHYTLMGIETLSLRMERHVENAVKIANWLEQDDRVDFVTYAGLESSPYYERTKTVCPKGAGALFTFAVKGGYEACVKLVDSLEIFSHVANLGDTRSLIIHSASTTHRQLTPEQQEAAGAAPNVVRVSIGTEDADDLIADLDRALSAATA, encoded by the coding sequence ATGACCGACGGACCCAGCTACGGTTTCGACACGCTGCAAATCCACGCGGGCGCACGGCCTGACCCCGCCACCGGCGCGCGTCAGACGCCGATCTACCAAAGCACCGCCTACGTGTTCCGCGATGCCGAGCACGCAGCGGCTTTGTTCAACCTGCAGGAAGTCGGCTACATCTATTCGCGCCTGACCAACCCGACCGTCGCCGTTCTGCAAGAGCGTGTGGCGACGCTAGAAGGCGGCGTTGGTGCGGTCTGCTGCTCGTCGGGTCACGCAGCCCAGATCATGGCGCTCTTCCCGCTGATGAGCCCCGGCAAGAACGTTGTCGTCTCCACCCGCCTTTATGGTGGCACGGTCACGCAGTTCTCCCAGACCATCAAACGCTTCGGCTGGGAGGCGAAGTTCGTAGACATGGACGATCTGGATGCAGTGAAAGCCGCAATCGACGACAACACTCGCGCTGTCTTTGGTGAGGCCATCGCAAACCCCGGCGGCTATATCATGGACGTGCGCGCTGTGGCCGATGTGGCGGACGCTGCCGGCATTCCGCTGATCATCGACAACACCACCGCCACGCCATACTTGCACCGCCCCATTGAACATGGCGCGACGCTGGTGGTGCATTCGACCACCAAATACCTCACTGGCAACGGCACCGTCACCGGCGGTTGCGTGGTGGACTCGGGGAAATTTGATTGGTCGGCGTCCGACAAGTTCCCTTCGCTGTCGGCGCCTGAGCCTGCCTACCATGGCCTCAAGTTCCACGAGACGTTCGGCCCATTGGCCTACACGTTCCACGGCATTGCCATCGGCCTGCGCGATCTGGGCATGACGATGAACCCGCAAGCCGCCCATTACACGCTGATGGGGATCGAGACGCTGTCCTTGCGTATGGAGCGCCATGTCGAGAATGCGGTAAAGATCGCCAATTGGCTGGAGCAGGATGATCGTGTGGATTTCGTGACCTATGCGGGTCTGGAATCCTCCCCTTACTACGAACGCACTAAAACCGTTTGCCCCAAGGGCGCAGGCGCTTTGTTCACCTTCGCGGTGAAAGGCGGGTACGAGGCTTGCGTGAAACTGGTCGATTCGCTCGAAATCTTCAGCCATGTGGCCAATCTGGGCGACACGCGCTCGCTGATCATCCATTCGGCCTCCACCACACACCGCCAATTGACTCCGGAACAGCAAGAAGCCGCCGGTGCGGCCCCGAACGTGGTTCGGGTCTCGATCGGGACCGAAGATGCTGACGATCTGATCGCCGATCTCGACCGCGCACTCTCTGCGGCCACGGCGTAA
- a CDS encoding NADH:ubiquinone oxidoreductase subunit NDUFA12 has translation MRGLTMLDFLKRAVTWWNGQTLGTQLFTARNGERVGEDAQGNIFYRNADDTKRWVIFNGEAEASRVEAEWHGWLHHTWDEPPTDTPLVHKEWEKPHLPNLTGSTAAYAPAGSIRRAEPEERRDYEAWSPE, from the coding sequence ATGCGAGGCCTGACCATGCTCGACTTCCTCAAACGCGCCGTTACCTGGTGGAATGGCCAGACACTCGGCACGCAGCTTTTCACCGCCCGCAATGGCGAGCGTGTGGGTGAGGATGCGCAGGGCAATATCTTCTACCGCAATGCCGATGACACCAAACGCTGGGTCATTTTCAATGGTGAGGCCGAAGCTTCCCGCGTGGAAGCCGAATGGCATGGGTGGCTGCACCACACTTGGGATGAGCCGCCCACCGACACGCCACTTGTCCACAAGGAGTGGGAAAAGCCGCACTTGCCGAACCTGACCGGCTCCACCGCCGCTTATGCGCCCGCAGGCTCCATCCGCCGGGCCGAACCGGAAGAGCGCCGCGATTATGAGGCCTGGTCGCCGGAATAA
- the mlaD gene encoding outer membrane lipid asymmetry maintenance protein MlaD produces MADTDYSITEIATGGAVLAAAVGFFLYASGSGGAASGSSYDLQAHFRSAEGIGIGTEVRLGGVQIGTVTDMELNPDTFLAETTISVTDSIVLPDDSAIAIASEGLLGGSFVEVIPGGSPFNMEEGGEFIDTQSSVSLITLLLRFFGGSGDS; encoded by the coding sequence ATGGCTGACACAGACTATTCCATAACCGAGATCGCAACCGGCGGCGCCGTTTTGGCCGCAGCAGTTGGGTTTTTCCTTTACGCGAGCGGTTCAGGCGGCGCTGCCAGCGGGTCTTCGTATGATCTTCAGGCGCATTTCCGCTCCGCCGAAGGGATCGGTATTGGCACCGAAGTGCGCTTGGGTGGTGTGCAGATCGGCACCGTGACGGACATGGAGCTGAATCCCGACACGTTTCTGGCAGAGACCACCATCAGTGTAACGGACAGCATTGTCCTGCCCGATGACAGCGCAATCGCCATCGCGTCTGAGGGGCTGTTGGGCGGATCCTTCGTTGAGGTGATCCCCGGCGGATCCCCCTTCAACATGGAGGAGGGGGGCGAGTTCATCGATACGCAATCCTCCGTCAGCCTCATCACGCTTCTGCTGCGGTTCTTTGGTGGAAGTGGAGACAGCTGA
- a CDS encoding DUF2155 domain-containing protein produces the protein MLRAGLLSVCLLSLAAPIGAQQFDNFDGDNTFEDFQLDTGDGEGTGLTLSEDGGLVPDGGGGDIQLNLGDGGSQGTFESFPGVSGPVTSVSQPATEQGTIVTLRALDKMLGQPTDVELSMGQTVVFGRIAIRAVECRYPAGDPGGDAFAHLEVLDLEGNSLFDGWMIASSPALNALEHSRYDVWVLRCTA, from the coding sequence ATGCTGCGTGCCGGTTTGCTTTCAGTGTGCCTTCTCTCCCTCGCCGCGCCCATTGGCGCGCAGCAATTCGATAATTTCGACGGCGACAACACGTTCGAGGATTTCCAACTGGATACTGGTGACGGAGAAGGCACGGGCCTGACGCTGTCCGAGGATGGCGGCCTTGTCCCTGACGGAGGCGGAGGCGATATCCAGCTCAATCTAGGCGATGGTGGCTCCCAAGGCACCTTTGAGAGCTTTCCCGGCGTTTCTGGCCCGGTCACGTCTGTCAGCCAGCCAGCAACGGAGCAGGGCACCATCGTAACCCTGCGCGCGCTCGACAAGATGCTGGGGCAGCCCACAGATGTGGAGCTGTCCATGGGCCAGACGGTTGTGTTTGGCCGCATCGCGATCCGGGCGGTCGAATGTCGCTATCCGGCCGGTGATCCGGGCGGTGATGCGTTTGCACATCTTGAAGTGCTTGATCTGGAGGGGAATTCCCTGTTCGACGGCTGGATGATCGCCTCCAGCCCTGCGCTCAATGCGTTGGAACATTCGCGATACGACGTATGGGTTTTGCGCTGCACCGCGTGA
- the aat gene encoding leucyl/phenylalanyl-tRNA--protein transferase — protein sequence MAHDMYPEDRPLLTPELMVRAYAAGIFPMSEGNDDPNVFWVDPQRRGVFPLDAFHISRSLRKRIKRGGYKVHINRDFSGVVDGCADRDPTWINHDLMACYQVLHAQGLAHSVEIWDEQGLAGGVFGVVLGSAFFGESMFSRRTDASKLALGHLIHRLRAGGFTLFDTQFVTDHLMSLGAVELPRTDYRAELSRALLLPADFHALPEDAPLQL from the coding sequence ATGGCGCATGACATGTACCCAGAGGATCGACCGCTCCTGACGCCGGAGTTGATGGTGCGCGCCTACGCCGCCGGTATCTTCCCTATGTCTGAGGGCAATGACGACCCAAATGTCTTTTGGGTCGATCCACAGCGCCGCGGTGTCTTTCCGCTTGATGCCTTCCACATCTCCCGATCGCTGCGCAAACGCATCAAACGCGGCGGCTACAAGGTTCATATCAATCGGGATTTTTCGGGCGTTGTCGACGGGTGCGCAGATCGCGACCCGACCTGGATTAACCATGATCTGATGGCCTGCTATCAGGTTCTGCACGCCCAGGGCCTCGCCCATTCCGTAGAGATCTGGGATGAACAGGGCCTTGCCGGTGGGGTGTTCGGCGTGGTGTTGGGTTCAGCCTTCTTCGGGGAAAGCATGTTCTCGCGGCGTACGGATGCGTCAAAACTGGCCCTCGGCCATCTGATCCACCGATTGCGCGCGGGGGGCTTTACGCTGTTCGACACGCAATTCGTGACAGATCATCTGATGTCACTTGGGGCTGTGGAGTTGCCGCGGACAGACTATCGCGCGGAACTCAGCCGTGCATTGCTGCTGCCAGCAGATTTTCATGCATTGCCGGAGGACGCGCCGCTGCAGCTTTGA
- the accC gene encoding acetyl-CoA carboxylase biotin carboxylase subunit translates to MFRKILIANRGEIALRVIRAAREMGIETVAVHSTADADAMHVRMADESVCIGPAPGTDSYLSMSAILSACEISGAEAIHPGYGFLSENAAFVQAVEDHGIKFIGPSAAHIRMMGDKITAKDTMIKLGVPCVPGSDGGVPDLEAAYKVGDEAGYPVIVKATAGGGGRGMKLAKTRDEMEIAFRSARSEAKSAFGNDEVYIEKYLGRPRHIEVQIFGDGKGSAVHLAERDCSLQRRHQKVFEEAPGPAIDPETRARIGETCAKAVADLGYEGAGTIEFLYEDGEFYFIEMNTRLQVEHPVTEAIMGVDLVREQIRVAAGEPMSFKQEDLQVQGHAIEVRINAEKLPNFAPCPGTITQYHAPGGLGVRMDSALYDGYRIPPYYDSLIAKLIVHGRDRPEALARLNRALGELIVDGIDTTVPLFHELLQTDAVQTGDYTIHWLEGWLEENLN, encoded by the coding sequence ATGTTCCGCAAGATCCTGATCGCCAACCGGGGCGAGATTGCGCTTCGTGTCATCCGCGCCGCGCGCGAGATGGGTATTGAAACGGTCGCCGTGCATTCCACCGCTGACGCCGACGCGATGCATGTGCGCATGGCAGACGAGTCGGTCTGCATTGGCCCCGCCCCCGGGACCGACAGCTATCTTTCCATGTCCGCGATCCTGTCGGCCTGCGAAATCTCAGGCGCGGAGGCGATCCACCCGGGCTATGGCTTCTTGTCCGAAAATGCAGCCTTCGTGCAGGCGGTTGAAGACCACGGCATCAAGTTCATCGGCCCGTCTGCCGCGCATATCCGCATGATGGGCGACAAGATCACCGCCAAGGACACGATGATCAAACTGGGCGTGCCATGCGTGCCCGGCTCCGACGGCGGCGTGCCGGACCTTGAGGCGGCCTACAAGGTCGGCGATGAAGCCGGCTACCCGGTGATCGTGAAAGCCACCGCAGGCGGTGGTGGGCGCGGCATGAAATTGGCCAAGACCCGCGATGAGATGGAAATCGCCTTCCGCTCCGCCCGGTCCGAGGCCAAATCCGCCTTCGGCAATGATGAAGTCTATATCGAGAAGTACCTTGGCCGTCCCCGCCATATCGAAGTGCAGATTTTCGGTGATGGCAAAGGCAGTGCCGTGCATCTGGCCGAACGCGATTGCTCGCTCCAGCGCCGCCACCAGAAGGTGTTTGAAGAGGCGCCCGGCCCCGCCATCGACCCGGAGACGCGCGCTCGTATCGGCGAGACTTGCGCCAAGGCCGTGGCTGATCTGGGCTATGAAGGCGCAGGTACGATCGAGTTCCTCTATGAGGATGGCGAGTTCTACTTCATCGAGATGAACACCCGCCTTCAGGTGGAACACCCCGTGACCGAGGCGATCATGGGCGTGGACCTCGTGCGCGAGCAGATCCGTGTGGCCGCGGGTGAGCCGATGTCTTTCAAGCAGGAAGACTTGCAGGTTCAGGGTCACGCCATTGAGGTTCGCATCAACGCCGAGAAACTGCCGAATTTCGCGCCCTGCCCCGGCACCATCACGCAATATCATGCGCCGGGTGGCCTTGGTGTGCGGATGGATTCAGCGCTTTATGATGGGTACCGCATCCCGCCCTACTACGACTCACTGATTGCGAAGCTGATCGTCCACGGCCGCGATCGGCCCGAGGCGCTAGCGCGGCTGAACCGCGCGCTGGGTGAGTTGATTGTGGATGGTATCGACACAACCGTGCCGCTGTTCCATGAGCTTTTGCAGACCGATGCAGTGCAGACCGGTGATTACACAATTCACTGGCTGGAAGGTTGGTTGGAAGAGAATTTGAACTGA
- the accB gene encoding acetyl-CoA carboxylase biotin carboxyl carrier protein — protein sequence MAEKTRDEDVAFIKALAELLRENDLTELHVKREYAESDWLNVRVARQMMAAPVAATVAAAPMAAAPAAAAAPAAAAAAPAEAAEDPAQAPGAVTSPMVGTVYLQAEPGSPAFVSVGDKVSEGQTLLIVEAMKTMNQIPAPRGGTVKRILVEDGAPVEYGAPLMIIE from the coding sequence ATGGCTGAGAAAACACGCGACGAAGATGTGGCCTTTATCAAGGCGTTGGCAGAGCTTCTGCGGGAAAATGACCTCACAGAACTGCATGTGAAACGTGAATACGCCGAATCCGATTGGCTGAACGTCCGCGTCGCCCGCCAGATGATGGCAGCACCCGTGGCCGCAACGGTCGCCGCAGCCCCCATGGCCGCCGCACCTGCCGCCGCCGCTGCACCCGCCGCAGCCGCCGCCGCCCCGGCAGAGGCGGCAGAAGATCCCGCTCAGGCCCCCGGCGCCGTGACGTCGCCGATGGTGGGTACAGTATATCTACAGGCTGAGCCCGGCTCCCCCGCCTTTGTCAGCGTCGGCGACAAGGTATCCGAGGGGCAAACTCTTCTGATCGTCGAGGCGATGAAGACGATGAACCAGATCCCCGCACCGCGCGGCGGAACGGTCAAACGCATTCTGGTCGAAGATGGTGCCCCGGTCGAATACGGCGCGCCCCTGATGATCATCGAATAA
- a CDS encoding NAD(P)-dependent oxidoreductase, protein MTNSPFTPGIASARLPDEALAENFADLHAPLDGHEALVAADRCYFCHDAPCITACPTDIDIPLFIRQIATGTPEAAAETIFHQNILGGMCARVCPTETLCEEACVREAAEGKPVEIGRLQRFATDTVMAKGVHPFERAASTGNKVAVVGAGPAGLACAHRLAMHGHDVTIFDARPKPGGLNEYGIASYKSTDDFAQAEVEWLLKIGGIEMKYGTALNGDVTMGALQETYDAVFLGMGLGGVNALRAEGEGRDGVQDAVKFIADLRQADDLGTLPVGRNVVVIGGGMTAIDAAVQSKLLGAENVTVLYRRGRDAMPASAYEQDLAASKGVRFIFNAMPLEVLGNGAATALRCEYTKVAGRSVQGTGETFDIPADEVLKAIGQTLEGAPEGLKLDGGKIAVTGAGQTSVEGVWAGGDCASGGEDLTVTAVAEGRDAAEDIHARLSG, encoded by the coding sequence ATGACGAACAGCCCGTTCACGCCTGGAATTGCATCGGCGCGTTTGCCGGATGAGGCTTTGGCCGAGAACTTTGCCGACTTGCACGCGCCACTGGACGGACACGAAGCGCTGGTCGCCGCCGACCGCTGCTACTTCTGCCACGACGCGCCGTGCATAACGGCTTGCCCCACTGACATCGATATCCCCCTGTTCATTCGCCAGATCGCCACAGGCACGCCCGAAGCGGCGGCGGAAACGATCTTTCACCAGAATATTCTGGGCGGCATGTGCGCCCGCGTTTGCCCGACCGAAACGCTGTGCGAAGAAGCCTGCGTGCGCGAGGCGGCAGAAGGCAAGCCGGTGGAGATCGGGCGGTTGCAGCGGTTTGCGACCGACACCGTGATGGCCAAAGGTGTGCATCCGTTCGAGCGCGCAGCTTCAACGGGCAACAAGGTGGCGGTGGTTGGTGCGGGGCCGGCGGGCCTCGCCTGCGCGCACCGCTTGGCGATGCATGGCCATGACGTGACGATCTTTGACGCTCGGCCCAAACCCGGCGGGCTGAATGAATACGGGATCGCCAGCTACAAAAGCACCGATGACTTCGCGCAAGCCGAGGTGGAGTGGCTGCTGAAAATCGGCGGCATCGAGATGAAATACGGCACCGCGTTGAATGGCGACGTGACGATGGGCGCTTTGCAAGAGACGTATGACGCTGTCTTCCTCGGCATGGGCCTTGGCGGGGTGAATGCACTGCGCGCCGAAGGCGAGGGCCGAGACGGCGTGCAGGATGCCGTGAAATTCATCGCTGACCTGCGTCAGGCGGACGATCTTGGGACACTGCCGGTTGGCCGCAATGTCGTGGTGATCGGCGGGGGTATGACGGCGATTGATGCCGCTGTGCAATCGAAGCTGCTGGGGGCGGAGAACGTGACAGTGCTCTATCGGCGTGGGCGTGATGCGATGCCTGCCAGCGCTTACGAGCAAGACCTTGCAGCCTCCAAGGGCGTACGGTTCATCTTCAATGCGATGCCGCTGGAGGTGCTCGGGAACGGGGCCGCGACGGCCCTGCGCTGTGAATACACGAAGGTCGCGGGACGGTCTGTGCAAGGCACGGGCGAGACCTTCGACATCCCCGCCGATGAAGTGCTCAAGGCCATCGGGCAGACGCTAGAGGGCGCGCCGGAAGGCCTGAAGCTCGATGGCGGCAAGATCGCTGTGACCGGCGCGGGTCAAACCAGCGTCGAGGGCGTCTGGGCTGGGGGCGATTGCGCGTCTGGCGGCGAAGACCTGACCGTAACGGCGGTTGCCGAGGGCCGGGATGCGGCGGAAGACATTCATGCGAGGTTGAGCGGATGA
- the preA gene encoding NAD-dependent dihydropyrimidine dehydrogenase subunit PreA — MADLTSNFLGISSPNPFWLASAPPTDKEYNVRRAFEAGWGGVVWKTLGAEGLPVVNVNGPRYGAIYGADRRLLGLNNIELITDRDLYTNLEEIKRVKADYPDRAMIVSIMVPCEEEAWKAILPLVEDTGADGIELNFGCPHGMSERGMGAAVGQVPEYIEMVTRWCKQYYSKPVIVKLTPNITDIRKPAEAAKRGGADAVSLINTINSITSVNLDTMSPEPSIDGKGSHGGYCGPAVKPIAMSMVSEIARNGETHGLPISGIGGVTTWRDAAEFMALGAGNVQVCTAAMTYGFKIVSEMISGLSQYLDEKGMSLDDLIGKAVPNVTDWQYLNLNYVTKARISQDDCIKCGRCYAACEDTSHQAISMSEDRVFEVIDAECVACNLCVNVCPVEGCITMEELAAGAVDERTGNVISPDYANWTTHPNNPGAVKAAE, encoded by the coding sequence ATGGCTGACCTGACCTCAAACTTCCTCGGTATCTCCTCCCCCAATCCGTTCTGGCTGGCATCGGCGCCGCCGACGGACAAGGAATACAATGTCCGCCGCGCATTTGAAGCCGGGTGGGGTGGCGTTGTTTGGAAGACGCTTGGCGCCGAGGGCTTGCCGGTCGTGAACGTCAACGGACCCCGTTACGGTGCGATTTACGGGGCCGATCGGCGGCTGTTGGGCCTCAACAACATTGAACTCATCACCGACCGCGACCTCTATACGAATCTTGAAGAGATCAAGCGCGTCAAAGCAGATTACCCGGACCGCGCGATGATCGTGTCAATCATGGTGCCGTGTGAGGAGGAGGCGTGGAAAGCCATCCTGCCGCTGGTGGAAGATACCGGCGCGGATGGGATCGAGCTGAACTTCGGCTGCCCGCACGGGATGAGCGAGCGCGGCATGGGCGCGGCGGTGGGGCAGGTGCCCGAATACATCGAAATGGTCACGCGCTGGTGCAAGCAATATTACTCCAAGCCCGTGATCGTGAAGCTGACGCCGAACATCACCGACATTCGCAAGCCAGCTGAGGCCGCGAAGCGCGGTGGGGCCGATGCGGTTAGCTTGATCAACACAATCAACTCGATCACCTCCGTAAACCTCGACACGATGTCGCCTGAGCCTTCGATTGACGGCAAGGGCAGCCACGGCGGCTATTGTGGCCCGGCGGTGAAGCCGATTGCGATGTCGATGGTGTCGGAAATCGCCCGTAATGGGGAGACGCACGGCCTGCCAATATCGGGCATTGGCGGTGTTACCACTTGGCGCGATGCGGCGGAATTCATGGCGCTTGGCGCGGGCAATGTGCAGGTCTGCACGGCGGCAATGACCTACGGCTTCAAGATCGTATCGGAGATGATTTCCGGCCTGTCGCAGTATCTCGATGAGAAGGGCATGAGCCTCGATGATCTCATCGGCAAAGCCGTGCCGAACGTGACCGACTGGCAATACCTGAACCTGAATTACGTGACCAAGGCGCGGATCTCTCAGGACGATTGCATCAAGTGCGGGCGCTGCTACGCGGCCTGCGAAGACACCTCGCATCAGGCGATTTCCATGAGCGAAGACCGCGTGTTCGAGGTGATCGACGCCGAATGCGTGGCTTGCAACCTGTGTGTGAACGTCTGCCCGGTGGAAGGCTGCATCACGATGGAGGAGCTTGCGGCGGGTGCTGTGGATGAACGCACGGGTAATGTGATTTCGCCCGATTATGCAAACTGGACGACGCACCCAAACAACCCAGGCGCGGTGAAGGCCGCGGAGTGA
- a CDS encoding TetR family transcriptional regulator C-terminal domain-containing protein — translation MSEPKPRTRIQEKNRARVLEAALEVFSKHGFRGATLDEIAQEAGLSKPNLLYYFASKDEIHVTLLEGLVDTWLDPLRELNEDGDPQQELRAYVRRKLQMSRDFPRESRLFAQEIVQGAPRMKDGLATDLKALVDEKAVVLRRWTAAGKLADIDPHHLIFSIWSLTQHYADFDVQVRAVLGEGRDPIAEAEVFLDTLFTRLLAP, via the coding sequence ATGAGCGAACCAAAACCCCGCACCCGCATTCAAGAGAAAAACCGCGCCCGCGTGCTGGAAGCCGCTTTGGAGGTCTTCTCCAAACACGGATTTCGTGGCGCGACGCTTGATGAGATTGCGCAGGAGGCCGGGCTGTCTAAGCCCAATCTGCTCTACTATTTCGCTTCAAAGGACGAAATCCACGTCACCCTTCTGGAAGGGCTGGTGGACACTTGGCTCGACCCGTTGCGGGAGCTGAACGAAGACGGCGACCCGCAGCAGGAATTGCGCGCCTATGTTCGTCGCAAGCTCCAGATGAGCCGGGATTTCCCCAGAGAATCAAGGCTTTTTGCGCAGGAAATCGTGCAAGGCGCGCCCCGCATGAAGGATGGGCTGGCAACCGATCTGAAGGCACTTGTGGATGAGAAGGCCGTGGTCCTCCGGCGCTGGACGGCGGCGGGAAAGCTCGCGGATATCGACCCGCATCACCTGATCTTCTCGATCTGGTCGCTCACACAGCACTACGCCGATTTCGACGTTCAGGTCCGAGCTGTTCTGGGTGAAGGCCGCGATCCGATTGCAGAGGCTGAGGTCTTTCTCGACACGCTCTTCACGCGGCTACTCGCGCCCTAA